One part of the Dermacentor silvarum isolate Dsil-2018 chromosome 6, BIME_Dsil_1.4, whole genome shotgun sequence genome encodes these proteins:
- the LOC119457072 gene encoding tigger transposable element-derived protein 4-like: MLPDRTLAFSGESCASGKLSKERITVMVGANATGTEKLPLLVIGKARNPRCFKAVRTLPVEYDSNSKAWITQSLFERYIRKLDRKFARQNRKVIFFVDNCGAHGSVPNLEAIRLEFLPPNTTSVLQPMDQGVIRNIKAHYRARLLSRTVLCLDSGKVYKVDLLAAIHMLADAWKAVKPETIAHCFRHAGFAAAEESEADDLDVGDPDGTDGGDDLMNDLRSGGVDVPATMTFKDFARTDDNVVSCAEPTDDEILRQVVQQPESGSDDDDDDRPQPSAAEIANAVTLLSSVYGEDVTLAQIQTNLIASKRTMRQGSIKDFFKPA; this comes from the coding sequence ATGCTGCCGGATCGTACGCTAGCATTTTCGGGGGAATCGTGCGCCAGTgggaagctcagcaaggagcgtATAACAGTGATGGTTGGTGCCAACGCCACCGGAACGGAAAAACTGCCTCTTCTCGTTATTGGGAAGGCCAGAAATCCGAGGTGTTTTAAGGCTGTGAGAACCCTCCCTGTGGAATACGACAGCAACTCCAAGGCGTGGATCACGCAATCATTGTTTGAAAGATACATACGCAAACTTGACCGCAAGTTTGCGCGGCAGAACAGAAAGGTCATCTTTTTTGTGGACAACTGTGGCGCGCACGGTAGCGTGCCGAACCTTGAGGCCATTCGGCTGGAATTTTTACCGCCTAACACCACAAGCGTGCTCCAGCCAATGGATCAAGGCGTGATCAGAAACATCAAGGCACACTACCGTGCCCGCCTGCTCAGCCGCACCGTCTTGTGCCTCGACAGCGGGAAGGTGTACAAGGTCGACCTTCTGGCCGCCATCCACATGTTAGCCGATGCATGGAAAGCGGTGAAGCCAGAAACCATCGCGCATTGCTTTAGGCATGCAGGGTTCGCTGCTGCCGAAGAGTCCGAGGCGGATGACCTGGACGTAGGCGACCCGGACGGCACCGATGGCGGGGATGACTTAATGAACGACCTTCGCAGTGGTGGAGTGGACGTTCCTGCCACGATGACATTTAAAGATTTCGCTCGTACGGACGACAACGTTGTTTCGTGCGCGGAGCCCACAGACGACGAAATTCTTCGCCAGGTTGTCCAGCAGCCGGAGAGCGGCtcggatgatgacgacgatgaccgCCCGCAGCCGTCGgcggcggagatcgccaacgcggtgacgctaTTGTCGAGCGTTTACGGTGAAGATGTCACCTTGGCGCAAATACAGACAAACCTAATTGCCTCCAAGCGTACTATGAGGCAAGGCAGCATCAAGGACTTTTTTAAGCCTGCCTGA